The Anopheles merus strain MAF chromosome 2L, AmerM5.1, whole genome shotgun sequence genome has a segment encoding these proteins:
- the LOC121594302 gene encoding cuticle protein AMP1A-like, translated as MFRKLIVASLVVSLVVALPQRPQARSAGGGGDDAGAETLAQDTVINADGSYTYNYETSNGISASQASNDGTNANGNFAFTAPDGQRYEVVYIADENGFQPQGAHLPTEPPAPEHVIKMLEEMRANPPEGADLESLDATLNRLRATLG; from the exons ATGTTCCGAAAATTG ATTGTTGCATCTCTTGTGGTGTCGCTCGTCGTCGCCCTTCCTCAGCGTCCTCAGGCCCGCAGcgctggcggcggtggtgatgATGCCGGAGCGGAAACCCTTGCCCAGGACACGGTGATCAATGCGGACGGATCGTACACGTACAACTACGAAACGAGCAACGGCATCAGTGCGTCCCAGGCCAGCAACGACGGTACGAACGCCAACGGTAACTTCGCCTTCACCGCTCCGGACGGCCAGCGGTACGAGGTTGTGTACATTGCCGACGAGAACGGCTTCCAGCCGCAGGGAGCCCATCTGCCAACTGAGCCCCCAGCACCCGAGCATGTGATCAAGATGCTGGAGGAAATGCGTGCCAACCCACCAGAGGGAGCTGATCTGGAGTCGCTCGATGCTACCCTGAACCGACTGCGCGCTACCCTCGGTTAG